The proteins below are encoded in one region of Campylobacter rectus:
- the folE gene encoding GTP cyclohydrolase I FolE, whose product MQKNLKNEDLKKEKFESCVEQMLSLVGEDPRREGLAKTPERVFKAFEFLTSGYWQDPKVVLNDALFDSSNNEMVLVRDIEFYSLCEHHLLPFFGRVHVAYIPNHKVVGLSKIPRMVNIFARRLQIQEQLTEQIAEAVQDVIKPKGVGVVIEARHMCVEMRGVGKINSTTTTSALRGCFLKSSETRREFFSLINSHKELRF is encoded by the coding sequence ATGCAAAAAAATTTAAAAAATGAGGATTTAAAAAAAGAAAAATTTGAAAGCTGCGTCGAGCAGATGCTGAGTCTAGTCGGCGAAGATCCGCGCAGAGAGGGGCTAGCCAAAACTCCCGAGCGCGTTTTTAAGGCATTCGAGTTTCTAACGAGCGGCTACTGGCAAGACCCCAAAGTCGTGCTAAACGACGCGCTATTTGACAGCTCCAACAACGAAATGGTACTCGTGCGCGATATCGAATTTTACAGCCTTTGCGAGCATCATTTGTTGCCGTTTTTCGGGCGCGTGCACGTAGCCTACATCCCAAATCACAAGGTCGTTGGCCTTAGCAAAATCCCGCGCATGGTAAATATCTTCGCCCGCCGCCTGCAGATCCAAGAGCAGCTCACCGAGCAGATCGCCGAAGCCGTGCAAGACGTCATCAAGCCAAAAGGCGTGGGCGTCGTCATCGAGGCGCGGCACATGTGTGTGGAGATGCGAGGCGTGGGCAAGATCAACTCGACCACGACCACATCGGCGCTGCGAGGCTGCTTTTTAAAGAGTAGCGAGACTAGGCGCGAGTTTTTCTCCCTCATAAATTCGCACAAAGAATTGAGATTTTAG
- the fliI gene encoding flagellar protein export ATPase FliI, protein MNLDSLKSKLGANLSLSSVFGVIERISATTIEISGLRPSIGDIVQICAKDKSKSGLAMVTEVRQNTALISPFGFVEGYKIGDFVYQSDQGMKIPVGDALLGRVVDPFMNPKDGKGAIVATEYAPIMRAPIDAMKRGLIDEIFSVGVKSIDGLLTCGKGQKLGIFAGSGVGKSTLMGMIVKNSQAPIKVVALIGERGREVPEFIEKNLRGDLSGTVVIVATSDDSPLMRKYGAFCAMSVAEYFKNQGKDVLFIMDSVTRFAMAQREIGLALGEPPTSKGYPPSVLTLLPQLMERAGKEEGKGSITAFFTVLVDGDDMSDPIADQSRSILDGHIVLSREMTDFGIYPPINILNSASRVMSDIASKEHRANAAKLKRLYSLLKENEVLLRIGAYQKGSDKELDLAISKKEFINAFLKQDAEEGFSFEQTQELLGGIN, encoded by the coding sequence GTGAATTTAGATAGCTTAAAATCAAAACTGGGCGCAAATTTATCTCTCTCTAGCGTCTTTGGCGTGATAGAGCGAATTTCTGCTACGACGATAGAGATCTCGGGTCTGCGCCCCAGCATCGGCGACATCGTGCAAATTTGCGCTAAAGACAAGAGCAAAAGTGGGCTGGCGATGGTGACTGAGGTGCGGCAAAATACCGCGCTCATCTCGCCCTTTGGCTTTGTAGAGGGCTACAAAATCGGCGACTTCGTCTATCAAAGCGACCAAGGTATGAAAATCCCCGTGGGCGACGCTCTTTTGGGACGCGTGGTGGATCCTTTTATGAATCCTAAAGACGGCAAAGGCGCGATCGTCGCGACCGAATACGCCCCGATAATGCGCGCTCCGATCGATGCGATGAAGCGCGGGCTGATAGATGAAATTTTTAGCGTCGGAGTTAAAAGCATCGACGGGCTGCTAACCTGCGGCAAGGGCCAGAAGCTAGGCATTTTTGCGGGTTCGGGCGTAGGTAAAAGCACGCTAATGGGTATGATAGTGAAAAACTCGCAAGCCCCGATCAAAGTAGTCGCACTTATCGGCGAGCGCGGCCGCGAGGTGCCGGAGTTTATCGAGAAAAATTTACGCGGCGACCTAAGCGGCACCGTAGTCATCGTAGCCACCAGCGACGATAGCCCGCTGATGCGAAAATACGGCGCTTTTTGCGCGATGAGCGTGGCCGAATACTTTAAAAACCAAGGCAAAGACGTGCTTTTTATCATGGATAGCGTGACGAGGTTTGCTATGGCGCAGCGAGAGATAGGTCTTGCTCTTGGCGAGCCGCCGACGTCCAAGGGCTACCCGCCCTCCGTGCTCACCCTACTGCCTCAGCTGATGGAGCGAGCGGGCAAAGAGGAGGGCAAGGGCAGCATAACGGCCTTTTTCACGGTGCTAGTAGACGGCGACGATATGAGCGATCCGATAGCCGACCAGAGCCGCTCGATCCTAGACGGCCACATCGTGCTTAGCCGCGAGATGACGGACTTTGGCATCTATCCACCTATAAACATCCTAAACTCGGCCTCGCGCGTGATGAGCGACATCGCGAGCAAAGAGCACAGAGCAAACGCCGCCAAGCTAAAGCGCCTATACTCCTTGCTCAAAGAAAACGAAGTGCTGCTGCGCATCGGCGCGTATCAAAAAGGTAGCGACAAAGAGCTTGACCTTGCGATCTCAAAAAAAGAATTTATCAACGCCTTCCTAAAACAAGACGCCGAAGAGGGATTTAGCTTTGAGCAGACGCAGGAGCTGCTAGGCGGGATAAATTAG
- a CDS encoding NifS family cysteine desulfurase yields the protein MRVYLDNNATTMVDPEAFELMKPFFCEKYGNPNSLHRFGSETHPALRRAMDQLYAGINASDNDDIVVTGCATESNNWVAKGVFFDHILNKDKDHVIISAVEHPAISATFEFLKKYGVRVSRVPVNENGLLDPNDLRKLIDDKTALVSIMWANNETGTIFPIKECAAIAHEHGALFHTDATQTVGKIKINVREMGVDFMSFSAHKFHGPKGVGGLYIKDSQKLTSLLHGGEHMGGRRSGTLDVAGIVGMAQALENSNKLIEFENLHVRRLRDKLEDALLELPDVSVVGERAHRLPNTILAAIKGVEGEAMLWDLNQAGIAASTGSACASETLESNPIMEAIGASSDLAHTALRLSLSRFNTEEEIDYAIEHIKKAVVRLRGISSTYAYAPSEK from the coding sequence GTGAGAGTATATCTAGACAACAATGCCACGACGATGGTCGATCCCGAAGCCTTCGAGCTTATGAAGCCGTTTTTCTGCGAAAAATACGGCAATCCAAACTCGCTTCATAGATTCGGCTCCGAGACGCACCCGGCGCTTCGCCGCGCGATGGATCAGCTCTATGCGGGCATAAACGCGAGCGATAACGACGACATCGTGGTCACGGGCTGCGCCACCGAGAGCAACAACTGGGTAGCTAAGGGCGTATTTTTCGATCATATATTAAATAAAGACAAAGATCACGTCATCATTAGCGCCGTCGAGCACCCGGCTATCTCGGCGACCTTCGAGTTTCTCAAAAAATACGGCGTGCGCGTGAGCCGCGTGCCCGTCAATGAAAACGGCCTGCTCGATCCAAACGACCTAAGAAAGCTCATCGACGACAAAACAGCGCTCGTTAGCATCATGTGGGCAAATAACGAAACGGGCACCATTTTCCCGATCAAAGAGTGTGCGGCAATCGCTCACGAGCACGGCGCGCTATTTCACACCGACGCGACGCAAACCGTCGGCAAGATCAAGATAAACGTGCGCGAGATGGGTGTGGATTTTATGAGCTTTTCGGCGCATAAATTTCACGGACCAAAAGGCGTAGGCGGCCTATATATCAAGGATTCGCAAAAGCTAACGAGTCTGCTCCACGGCGGCGAGCATATGGGCGGCAGACGCAGCGGAACGCTCGATGTCGCGGGCATCGTCGGCATGGCGCAAGCGCTGGAAAACAGCAACAAGCTAATCGAGTTTGAAAATCTGCACGTTAGACGCCTGCGCGACAAGCTCGAGGACGCGCTGCTAGAGCTACCCGACGTCTCGGTCGTGGGAGAGCGCGCTCACAGGCTGCCAAACACCATCCTAGCCGCTATCAAAGGTGTCGAGGGCGAGGCGATGCTATGGGATCTAAATCAGGCCGGTATCGCGGCGTCTACGGGCTCGGCGTGCGCGTCCGAGACGCTAGAGAGCAACCCGATAATGGAAGCCATCGGAGCTAGCAGCGATCTGGCGCATACTGCGCTGAGGCTGTCGCTATCGAGGTTTAACACCGAAGAAGAGATCGACTATGCGATAGAACATATCAAAAAGGCGGTGGTGAGGTTAAGGGGTATTTCAAGCACGTACGCCTATGCTCCTAGCGAAAAGTAG
- a CDS encoding iron-sulfur cluster assembly scaffold protein NifU yields MAKNDLIGGSIWDEYSQNVQDRMNNPKFMGEITQDEAKARGGKLIVADFGAESCGDAVRLYWLVDEKTDRIIDAKFKSFGCGTAVASSDTMAELCIGKTVDEAVKITNIDVEKAMRDTPDIPAVPPQKMHCSVMAYDVIKAAAAQYKGVDPEHFEDEIIVCECARVSLGTIKEVIRLNDLRTVEEITQYTKAGAFCKSCVRPGGHEKREYYLEDILAETRAEMELEEKQAVLDAQISGKFDDVSFENMTVVGQLKAIESVIDEQIRPMLMMDGGNMEILDLQKDAEGKFDVYIRYMGACSGCASGATGTLYAIENVLQENLSPNIRVLPI; encoded by the coding sequence ATGGCAAAAAACGACCTAATCGGCGGCTCCATCTGGGACGAATACTCCCAAAACGTCCAAGACCGTATGAACAACCCCAAATTTATGGGCGAGATAACGCAGGACGAAGCCAAAGCAAGAGGCGGCAAGCTCATCGTGGCGGATTTTGGCGCCGAAAGCTGCGGCGACGCGGTGAGGCTGTATTGGCTCGTGGACGAGAAAACCGACCGCATCATAGACGCTAAATTTAAAAGCTTCGGCTGCGGCACGGCGGTAGCGAGCTCCGATACGATGGCCGAGCTTTGCATCGGCAAGACCGTGGATGAGGCCGTAAAAATCACTAACATCGACGTGGAAAAAGCTATGCGCGACACTCCCGATATCCCTGCCGTCCCGCCGCAAAAGATGCACTGCTCGGTTATGGCCTACGACGTTATCAAGGCCGCCGCGGCGCAGTATAAGGGCGTGGATCCTGAGCATTTCGAGGACGAGATCATCGTATGCGAGTGCGCGCGTGTGAGCCTAGGCACGATCAAGGAGGTCATCCGCCTAAACGACCTGCGCACGGTCGAGGAAATCACGCAATACACCAAAGCGGGCGCCTTTTGCAAATCCTGCGTGCGCCCGGGCGGACACGAGAAGCGCGAGTATTATCTCGAGGATATCCTCGCCGAGACCAGAGCCGAGATGGAGCTAGAGGAAAAGCAAGCCGTGCTGGATGCGCAGATATCGGGTAAATTTGACGACGTGAGCTTTGAAAATATGACCGTCGTGGGCCAACTAAAAGCCATCGAGAGCGTCATCGACGAGCAGATCCGCCCGATGCTGATGATGGACGGCGGCAATATGGAGATCCTCGATCTGCAAAAAGACGCCGAGGGTAAATTTGACGTCTACATCCGCTATATGGGCGCTTGCAGCGGCTGTGCGAGCGGCGCGACGGGCACGCTTTACGCGATCGAAAACGTGTTGCAAGAAAACCTCAGTCCAAATATCCGCGTTTTGCCTATCTAA
- a CDS encoding DUF4214 domain-containing protein, producing MKNLNLIKFKIKKRIIGRNLLFRPIRFERLEFNLKRSREVSAIGRSCPFIFVKKFIICYNSRVFYKFKQGDDMSITSIDISALYITMFNRVPEGAGHKFWFNLAKKQGLNTSQVAQQMLNSTPAQEYFAGKNSNEDFVNHIYSNLFGKTIAQDPKGSKFWIDKLKEGNSKAFVVSEMLKAAMSNTYTKPEELKAQKLFLNKLKAAEIAHKAIENVPSSGSITEKIASFANILKNIKDTSTPTQIAQVIKQEALKGNLTVLNSHQLAQITKSIFPSVDADALQKALDNTTATTDIYEEGGSTPTPPTPPTPPAPTPNPGGGSSGGSNNPKPLTPEEQKQKAKEEAVKQAEENLQKAKEAAEQAKKDADIAKEIKEAVEHAINNHNGIKQYALNHIQNKIDDPSTTDKQREALEKAKDIVSKLGRTLDQKNLDEAKDNVTIADKTKDVADKQEKVAEKQVDHSKAVAKEAPLLDAVKKAYEDKVKAQSEQAIAKVLKEKIDENSKIYVIKEEIEISNELTYQQKLAAKAKLDAWAKELNLNSGDNPNDALKAKADANKTAADTKAAAADKAYQDGDKGALIDHNNNKSAITNSSAKVAQAKADAATAIVALKKAKEDIAKANLNKDPDNEELKAALQKAQAELEKAKAEEKTAKATAKAEEKGTVLKKVGDTNVYKSEDGKYTVDLGNDKVAEGKALVVGKDNKLYEVDENAADGPKYTDKPLLKSNDKGGTIYKGGVEQFSFLSKDGNAVAALKGTDPNNPNKAEGFILKPGVKADYDTMSKAEFDYANGKFKANGAEQQTYKIETEKAPSLHNPDNPQYKITKVNDYVFKDKPILDGDFKITGTKDLKDDLKIPLINGKIYDGSINGYTINTDTDNNLVKSIEKEGKTYNLDADGKVESIKKGDFTYNLKEHKTLNDAIALATGAQDALNKASSTVVNNYTNDVFRLDNDGKATSVQLSNKNELTVRDLTPFNPDTIDNLKISEIKFASGEKFTLTGDHEYDDVRNYEKVAGKFLLKRVDKYKNSVYEKDGHKVEVTNAGENKYTLTETKDGKKVSVEIQDWGHTGSIVLKTVKYDADGTTVKSVDMVDQEGKDNDAVTVTRGETGVANGRQIGIKDVNAGKVSFKGIEKIYVDSSEALDGKGLDYLNKSGAKEIKLSSNLTLKNEGDGTLDLGKIKYNDKKLTIKAGNTKSDTVKLGAEAAGNKLSIEGFEQQDKIDFSALGATDKKVNKVASNAEKGLENGKIYTTDVAGNIDENDYANGDFGQLFGNGKTFKTITANGKSIVAVKGNDKTKVYQVNDADGSGTIEKNEVNLVGTFESNVELGDANIA from the coding sequence TGGTTTAATCTTGCAAAGAAACAAGGCCTAAACACGAGCCAAGTAGCCCAGCAGATGTTAAATTCCACCCCTGCCCAGGAGTATTTTGCGGGTAAAAACTCAAACGAAGACTTCGTAAATCATATCTACTCGAATTTATTCGGTAAAACCATAGCCCAGGATCCTAAGGGTTCCAAATTTTGGATAGATAAGCTAAAAGAAGGCAACTCAAAAGCTTTCGTAGTATCTGAGATGTTGAAAGCTGCTATGAGCAATACCTATACCAAACCGGAAGAACTTAAAGCTCAAAAACTATTCTTAAATAAATTAAAAGCTGCCGAGATAGCTCATAAAGCTATAGAAAACGTTCCAAGCAGCGGAAGCATAACAGAAAAGATAGCAAGCTTTGCCAATATACTGAAAAATATCAAAGACACCAGCACCCCTACCCAGATAGCCCAGGTCATAAAACAAGAAGCCCTAAAAGGAAATTTGACTGTATTAAACAGTCATCAACTGGCCCAAATCACAAAATCCATATTCCCGTCCGTAGATGCGGATGCACTACAAAAAGCTTTGGATAACACTACTGCTACTACTGATATATATGAAGAAGGAGGAAGCACTCCTACCCCTCCTACTCCTCCTACCCCTCCTGCTCCTACCCCAAATCCTGGAGGTGGAAGCTCAGGCGGAAGCAATAACCCAAAACCTCTAACTCCGGAAGAACAAAAACAAAAAGCAAAAGAAGAGGCCGTAAAACAAGCAGAAGAAAACCTACAAAAAGCAAAAGAAGCGGCCGAGCAAGCCAAAAAAGATGCCGATATAGCAAAAGAGATCAAAGAAGCCGTCGAACATGCGATAAATAACCACAACGGCATAAAACAATACGCCCTAAACCATATCCAAAACAAGATAGATGATCCATCTACTACCGATAAACAAAGAGAAGCTCTGGAAAAAGCAAAAGATATAGTAAGCAAGCTTGGCAGAACATTGGATCAAAAAAATCTCGATGAAGCAAAAGACAATGTAACTATAGCGGATAAAACAAAAGACGTAGCGGATAAACAAGAAAAAGTAGCCGAGAAGCAAGTGGACCACTCAAAAGCCGTAGCCAAAGAAGCCCCTCTACTGGATGCGGTTAAAAAGGCATATGAGGATAAGGTCAAAGCCCAGAGCGAACAAGCTATAGCCAAAGTTTTGAAAGAAAAGATCGACGAAAATTCCAAAATATATGTGATTAAAGAGGAGATAGAAATATCCAACGAATTAACATACCAACAAAAATTAGCAGCCAAAGCCAAGCTGGATGCATGGGCTAAAGAGCTGAATTTAAATTCCGGAGATAATCCAAATGATGCCCTAAAGGCTAAAGCCGATGCAAACAAAACCGCCGCCGATACCAAAGCCGCCGCCGCCGACAAAGCATATCAAGACGGCGACAAAGGAGCGCTAATCGATCATAATAATAATAAATCAGCGATCACAAACTCTTCAGCAAAAGTCGCCCAGGCTAAAGCCGATGCCGCTACTGCCATAGTCGCACTAAAAAAAGCCAAAGAAGATATCGCTAAAGCGAATCTAAATAAAGATCCTGATAACGAAGAGCTCAAAGCCGCTTTGCAAAAAGCGCAAGCCGAGCTGGAGAAAGCCAAAGCCGAGGAAAAAACCGCAAAAGCAACCGCTAAAGCCGAGGAGAAAGGAACCGTCCTAAAAAAAGTAGGCGACACAAACGTCTATAAGAGCGAAGACGGAAAATACACCGTGGATCTTGGCAACGATAAGGTAGCCGAAGGAAAAGCGCTTGTAGTAGGCAAAGACAATAAACTATACGAGGTAGATGAAAATGCCGCCGATGGCCCTAAATATACAGATAAGCCGCTGCTAAAATCAAACGACAAAGGCGGCACTATTTATAAAGGTGGAGTAGAGCAGTTTAGCTTCCTCTCAAAAGACGGTAATGCCGTAGCCGCACTCAAAGGCACCGACCCAAACAACCCAAACAAAGCCGAAGGCTTTATACTAAAACCGGGCGTCAAGGCTGACTACGACACGATGTCAAAGGCGGAGTTTGATTACGCTAACGGTAAATTTAAGGCAAACGGCGCCGAGCAACAAACCTATAAAATCGAAACCGAAAAAGCTCCTTCGCTCCATAATCCGGATAATCCTCAGTATAAGATAACTAAGGTCAATGACTATGTGTTTAAAGATAAACCTATCCTGGACGGTGATTTTAAGATCACGGGCACTAAAGACTTGAAAGACGACCTGAAGATCCCTCTCATAAACGGCAAGATATATGACGGTTCTATAAACGGATACACTATCAATACCGACACCGATAATAATCTGGTAAAAAGTATAGAAAAAGAGGGTAAGACTTATAATCTCGATGCCGACGGAAAAGTCGAAAGCATCAAAAAAGGTGATTTCACCTATAACCTAAAGGAGCATAAGACTTTAAACGACGCTATTGCTTTAGCTACCGGAGCTCAAGACGCTCTAAACAAAGCGAGCTCTACCGTCGTGAATAACTACACGAATGACGTTTTTAGATTAGATAATGATGGCAAGGCGACATCCGTGCAGCTTTCTAATAAAAACGAGCTGACGGTGAGAGATCTTACCCCTTTTAATCCTGACACGATAGACAATTTGAAGATATCAGAAATCAAATTTGCAAGCGGAGAGAAATTTACGCTCACCGGTGATCATGAGTATGATGATGTTCGAAATTACGAAAAGGTTGCCGGTAAATTTTTATTAAAACGTGTAGATAAATATAAAAATAGCGTATATGAAAAAGACGGGCATAAAGTCGAAGTCACGAATGCAGGAGAAAACAAATACACCCTTACCGAAACCAAAGACGGCAAGAAAGTATCCGTAGAGATCCAAGACTGGGGGCATACAGGAAGTATTGTACTAAAGACCGTCAAATACGATGCCGACGGAACTACCGTAAAGAGCGTGGATATGGTTGATCAAGAGGGCAAAGACAACGATGCTGTAACCGTGACTAGAGGCGAGACAGGAGTCGCGAATGGAAGGCAAATAGGTATCAAAGACGTCAACGCCGGAAAAGTCAGCTTTAAAGGTATAGAAAAGATTTATGTCGACTCAAGCGAAGCCCTTGACGGAAAAGGCTTAGACTATCTAAACAAGAGCGGAGCTAAGGAGATCAAGCTTTCTTCGAACCTTACTTTAAAAAATGAAGGCGACGGCACGCTTGATCTTGGCAAGATAAAATACAACGACAAAAAGCTTACGATCAAAGCGGGTAACACAAAATCAGATACCGTCAAATTAGGCGCCGAAGCAGCCGGAAATAAGCTAAGTATAGAAGGCTTTGAGCAGCAAGACAAAATAGACTTTAGCGCGCTGGGAGCTACCGATAAAAAAGTAAATAAAGTCGCGTCAAATGCAGAGAAAGGGCTGGAAAACGGTAAAATTTATACTACCGATGTAGCCGGCAATATCGACGAGAATGACTATGCAAACGGTGATTTCGGCCAGTTGTTCGGCAACGGCAAGACGTTTAAAACAATTACCGCAAACGGAAAATCCATAGTAGCCGTCAAAGGAAACGACAAAACCAAGGTATATCAGGTAAATGATGCAGACGGTAGCGGCACGATAGAGAAAAATGAAGTGAATTTGGTAGGCACCTTTGAGAGCAATGTCGAGCTTGGCGACGCCAATATCGCTTAA